In Desulfomicrobium macestii, the DNA window GAGAGCGACCGCTGCTTCAGTTGAGATCGAGCAATCCACCTCGCCGCAGGACTTTCCCTGCTCCAGCTTCAATGTCAGGAGTTTTCCGTATCGTTCAAGCAACGAGGCAACGGCGATTTTGGCTGGAGTTGATTCTGTTTTCTGAAGTTCCCCAAACAACATACGCGGAACTCCGGGATATTCAATCGCGAAGGCGACGTGGGCCATGAACATCGCCTCAAGGGAGGAGATTGGACTGTTGGCGCTTTCCGCCGCACGTGCAACACGGGAATGCAATTCTGTAGCAACCCACTCCATGACAGTGCGCCAGATTTCGTCTTTGCTGGAAAAATGTCGAAAAATACCGCCCTGGGACAAGCCCATGTGCGCAGCGATTTCTGTAGTCGTAATCTCGCCTGGATTCTGAACGGCCGCTAATTCAAGCACC includes these proteins:
- a CDS encoding TetR/AcrR family transcriptional regulator, translating into MTSTSKYLSAEERRAMAVKAVLELAAVQNPGEITTTEIAAHMGLSQGGIFRHFSSKDEIWRTVMEWVATELHSRVARAAESANSPISSLEAMFMAHVAFAIEYPGVPRMLFGELQKTESTPAKIAVASLLERYGKLLTLKLEQGKSCGEVDCSISTEAAVALFVGAVQGLIIKAVLFGDVGYLRQGAPETFALFRRAIRKSI